The Phycisphaerae bacterium genome contains the following window.
CAATGGCTCCGTACGTCGTCCGGGCAATGGCGTAGCCGTAACCCACGTTCGACTGGAGAGTCTGCAAGGGAATCGAACCCCGCATCTGCGTCTCGACCCGGGCCATCTCCGCACCCCCGAGCCGGCCGCTGCACCGCACACGTATCCCCTTCGCTCCGGAAGCCATGGTCGCATCACACCGCATCTTCATCGCCCGCCGGAAACTCACCCGCTTCTTGAGCTGCTCCGCAATGCCTTCCGCCACCAGCTGGGCGTCCAGGTCCGGATGCTTGATCTCGACAATGTTGACCGTGATCTTCCGGTCAACCAGATCCTCCAGCTCCTCGCGGAGCTTGTCCACCTCCGCCCCCTTGGGCCCAATCACCAGGCCGGGACGGGCCGTGTGCAAAACCACCCGCACATCACTCCGCGTCCGCTCGATCTCGACCTTGGACACGGCCGCGTACGGCTCACGCCGATTGAAGCGATCATCGACAAACCGGCGAATCTTGTGATCCTCGATCAGAAACTCACCATAGGCCGCCTTCGGGGCGTACCAACGACTCTTCCAGTCCAGCGTGACGCCGGTTCGAAATCCGATCGGGTTGACTTTCTGTCCCACAGTACGCTCCTACGACTTCCGTTCCCCGACGACAACCACCAGATGACTGGTCCGCTTCAGAATCGGGTGAGCCCGGCCGCGATCCTTGGGCCGGAACCGGTTGAAGAACGGACCACCATCCACCCGGGCCTCGACCACGTAGAGCGACCGGACGTCCGCCTCCTGCTCATTCGCGTTCGCAATCGCCGACCGCAGCACCATGTCGATCAGCCGGCTGCCCTTCTTGCGAGTGAAACGAAGAATGTCCTGGGCGTCATTCACCTTCTGCCCGCGAATCAGGGCCATGACCAGCCCGGCCTTGCGCGAACTGATCCGAGCGAACCGGTGCGTCGCCCGCCATTGTCTCGCTTCCGTTGCTTGCTCTGCCACGATCTCACCTTCTGCTCAATAAGTCCGGCCGGCTATGCTCCCCGGTCCTCCTCCCCGGCCTCCGCTCCCCCGGGATCAGACGGCCACCGCCTTCTTCGCCCCGGTGTGCCCGCGGAACATTCGGGTCGGGCTGAACTCGCCCAGCTTGTGCCCGACCATGTCCTCGGACACCACGACCTTGTGGAACATCTTGCCGTTGTGAACCTCGAAGGCCACCCCGATGAACTCCGGCACGATCGTACAACGCCGCGCCCAGGTCCGGATCGGAACGTGCGAGCCGGTCTGCTTGGACTTCTGGACCTTGAGGAACAACTTCTCGTCGACGAACGGACCTTTTTTCAGGCTCCTGGACATAGGTCAACACTCTCGCTCGCTTGAGGCCAGGCCTCGCGGCCGGGCGGACCTCCATCATCTGTCTACTACTTCTTCGGCAGCACTAGCTGCCCATACCGGACGCTCCGCCGACGACGGAGAATACGCTTGTTCGAATTCTTGCGGCGACTCCGCGTTCGACCACCCTTGGCCAGCTTGCCCCAGGCGCTGCACGGATGGCGGCCACCGCCGCTCCTGCCTTCGCCGCCGCCCAGCGGGTGGGCAACCGGGTTCATCGACGTACCACGATTGTGCGGCCGGCGACCCATGTGCCGCTTGCGACCGGCCTTGCCGACCCGCACGTGCTGATGATCCGCGTTGCCGATCGCCCCGAGGGTCGCCCGGCATTCAACCCGCACCTGCCGCATCTCGCCCGACGGCATCAGCAGCGTGGCCCACTCACCCTCCCGGGCGACCACCCGGGCAGAGAGCCCCGCCGATCGGACCAGCTTGCCACCCTGACCAGCAGTCAGCTCAATGTTGTGAACGTCCATGCCCACCGGCACATTCTTCAGCGGCATGCAGTTGCCCACCTTGGGCTCGGCGTTCTTGCCACTCTCCACCCAGTCGCCAGCCTTCAGGCCGGCGGGGGCGAGAATGTAGTTCAGAGTCTTGTCCGGGTATTCAATCAGGGCGATGTGGCACGAACGGTTGGGGTCATACTCGATGGCAACAACCGTGGCACGCTGATCGTCGCGGCGACGCTTGAAGTCGATGACCCGGTACAGACGCTTGTGCCCGCCTCCTCGCCACCACGACGTGATCACCCCATGGTGGTTGCGCCCCGCCGTCTTGTGCAATGGCTTAAGCAGAGCCTTGGTCGGCGGCCGCCGCTTGTCGGTGATCTCCACACGCTCGTTCACCGAGGACTGACGCCGTCCTGCCGAAGTCGGTCTGTAGATCTTGACACCCATATCCTGACACTTCCTGCCTTAGAACAGGTCAATGTGATAATTCGGATCCAGCACCACGACCGCCTTCTTCCAGTTCCGGGTCACGCCGGTCGTCATCCGCACGCGACGCGGCTTGCCCTTGCGGTTGGCAGTCCGAACAGAGACCACCTTCACGTTGTAAATCTTCTCGATCGCCTGGCGAATCTGAGCCTTGCGGGCCTCGGGATGCACCTCGAACGCGTATGCCCCGCCGCGAGCCTTCCGACTGTGAGTCCCCTGGTGCGTCACCTGGCTCTGGTGAGTCCCCTTCTCGGTAACCAGCGGCCTGATAATCGTATGGTAAATGTCCATCGCCGATCGTCCTTCCTGCAGTCCCGGTTACGCTCCCGCCACCAGAGTCTCATCCGCCTGACGATAAGTCGACGGATGGGCCATCACCACCTCAAACGCCAGACGGGTAAAAAGCACCTTTCGCCGGCGAAGGATCTCGTACGCGTTCAGCTCAGTCACCGGGCGGATTTCCGTCTTGGGAACATTCCGACCCGACTTAAACACCGCCTGATTGACCGCCTCGGTCACGAACACGCAGCCCTTGTCCGCACCAACCGCCTTGAGCATCCGAGCGAACGGCTTGGTCTTGGGCTCAGTCACGTCGACCGGATCGATGACCGCCACCTGGCCCGCCTTGAGCTTCGCCAGAAGCGCACTGTTGCGGGCAAGCTGACGCATCTTCTTGGGCATCTCCCGCCGGTGATTCTGCTCCAGCTTGGCAAAGGCACGACCACCCCCCCGCCGCGAGGGACTCCGCACCGTACCCATACGGGCGTTCCCCGTCCCCTTCTGACGGTAGATCTTGCGGCTCGACCCCTCCACCCGGGCTCGATTCTTGAGCCGGGCAGAACCCTGCCGCTGATTAAACTGCCAAGCCACGATCGCCTGCTTGAGCAGGTCAATCCGGACCCGGCGACCCAGCACCGACTCGTCAATCTGCATCGAGCCGGTCTGCTCACCACTCATGTTGTATACGGGCACGTCGATCATCGCGAATGCTTCCGTTACGCTTTCGTCTTGGCCTGCCGGACCACCACGTACCCGCCGTTCGGACCGGGGACCGCACCCCGAACGAGCAACAGGTTGTTCTCCTTGTCCACCTTCACCAGACGCTGATTCTTGACCGTCCGACGGCTGTGACCCATGTGGCCGGCCATCCGCTTGCCCTTCTTAACACAGCGGCCCAGGCCACGACCGGCACTGGCGCCGATGCCACCTGGGCTGCGATGCTTGCGCTCAGTGCCGTGCGAGGCCGGCTGACCACCGAAGCCGTGACGCTTCATGACCCCCGCAAAGCCCCGGCCCTTGGTCGTGCCCACCACGTCCACATAACGCGTCTTGGCGTTCTCAAAAACCTCCACCGTCCAGACATCGCCCCGGGCCGCTTCAGGAGCCTCCTTCAACCGGATCTCCCGGACAAACTTCTTCGGCCCCGTCCCGGCCTGGGCCGCGTGACCGATCATCGGGACCGACGATCGGTGAGCCTTGACATCCTCAAATCCGAGCTGCACGGCGTGATAGCCGTCTTTCGACTCGCCGCTCTTGGCGGCACCCGCCTTCTTCACCTGCAGCACAGAACACGGACCCGCCTGAATCACGGTGACCGGCACGGCCGTGCCGTCCTCCGTGTAAACCCGGGTCATTCCGATCTTCCTACCCAGCAGCGCCGCCAACATGTGGACAGAATTCCCTTCAAGCCTTATCAGGCTCTTCCTGACTCTTTGCCTTGCCTCGCGATGATGCTCACGCGGCCGATTTGTCGTTGAAAAGCCGACGAATGAGGCCGACTACCGCTGGCAACACTCCAACAACATCATCCGGTCCGATCGGCGAGCCCCTTGTCCGGCCCAGCCGCCCGCTCGCTTACGGCGCCCGAGCGTCAGGCCTTGATCTTCACAAAAACGCCGGCCGGCACCACCAAGCGGTTGAGGGCTTCCACAGTCCTCGCGGTCGGTTCGTAGATATCGATGAGTCGCTTGTGCGTCCGCATTTCGAACTGCTCACGCGACTTCTTGTCTATGTGCGGGGAACGCAAAACCGTGTAGCGTTCAATCCTGGTCGGCAAGGGAACGGGGCCACAAACTC
Protein-coding sequences here:
- the rpsJ gene encoding 30S ribosomal protein S10 encodes the protein MQGERIRIRMEAYDPRALDASAREIVDHAKRTNARVCGPVPLPTRIERYTVLRSPHIDKKSREQFEMRTHKRLIDIYEPTARTVEALNRLVVPAGVFVKIKA
- the rpsS gene encoding 30S ribosomal protein S19, whose amino-acid sequence is MSRSLKKGPFVDEKLFLKVQKSKQTGSHVPIRTWARRCTIVPEFIGVAFEVHNGKMFHKVVVSEDMVGHKLGEFSPTRMFRGHTGAKKAVAV
- the rplB gene encoding 50S ribosomal protein L2, whose product is MGVKIYRPTSAGRRQSSVNERVEITDKRRPPTKALLKPLHKTAGRNHHGVITSWWRGGGHKRLYRVIDFKRRRDDQRATVVAIEYDPNRSCHIALIEYPDKTLNYILAPAGLKAGDWVESGKNAEPKVGNCMPLKNVPVGMDVHNIELTAGQGGKLVRSAGLSARVVAREGEWATLLMPSGEMRQVRVECRATLGAIGNADHQHVRVGKAGRKRHMGRRPHNRGTSMNPVAHPLGGGEGRSGGGRHPCSAWGKLAKGGRTRSRRKNSNKRILRRRRSVRYGQLVLPKK
- the rplW gene encoding 50S ribosomal protein L23, whose protein sequence is MDIYHTIIRPLVTEKGTHQSQVTHQGTHSRKARGGAYAFEVHPEARKAQIRQAIEKIYNVKVVSVRTANRKGKPRRVRMTTGVTRNWKKAVVVLDPNYHIDLF
- the rpsC gene encoding 30S ribosomal protein S3 yields the protein MGQKVNPIGFRTGVTLDWKSRWYAPKAAYGEFLIEDHKIRRFVDDRFNRREPYAAVSKVEIERTRSDVRVVLHTARPGLVIGPKGAEVDKLREELEDLVDRKITVNIVEIKHPDLDAQLVAEGIAEQLKKRVSFRRAMKMRCDATMASGAKGIRVRCSGRLGGAEMARVETQMRGSIPLQTLQSNVGYGYAIARTTYGAIGVKVWIYLGKFGEEIEPIAIESSRGPRRRARL
- the rplV gene encoding 50S ribosomal protein L22, with the translated sequence MAEQATEARQWRATHRFARISSRKAGLVMALIRGQKVNDAQDILRFTRKKGSRLIDMVLRSAIANANEQEADVRSLYVVEARVDGGPFFNRFRPKDRGRAHPILKRTSHLVVVVGERKS
- the rplC gene encoding 50S ribosomal protein L3, which gives rise to MLAALLGRKIGMTRVYTEDGTAVPVTVIQAGPCSVLQVKKAGAAKSGESKDGYHAVQLGFEDVKAHRSSVPMIGHAAQAGTGPKKFVREIRLKEAPEAARGDVWTVEVFENAKTRYVDVVGTTKGRGFAGVMKRHGFGGQPASHGTERKHRSPGGIGASAGRGLGRCVKKGKRMAGHMGHSRRTVKNQRLVKVDKENNLLLVRGAVPGPNGGYVVVRQAKTKA
- the rplD gene encoding 50S ribosomal protein L4; its protein translation is MIDVPVYNMSGEQTGSMQIDESVLGRRVRIDLLKQAIVAWQFNQRQGSARLKNRARVEGSSRKIYRQKGTGNARMGTVRSPSRRGGGRAFAKLEQNHRREMPKKMRQLARNSALLAKLKAGQVAVIDPVDVTEPKTKPFARMLKAVGADKGCVFVTEAVNQAVFKSGRNVPKTEIRPVTELNAYEILRRRKVLFTRLAFEVVMAHPSTYRQADETLVAGA